Within the Setaria viridis chromosome 3, Setaria_viridis_v4.0, whole genome shotgun sequence genome, the region ACAACCTATGTATATCGTATGAACGAACTCAAGCTGAATCAGGTCTCATCAAAGGATCACCAGTTCACCACCTTACCAATCACACGGAATGAGAACAAGCCATCGCAGAGGAAGACCGTGCATCAAAGAGGTTAGGCCTTGACCGGTTGAGACAACCGTGTTCTtctgagcaaaaaaaaaatggtgaaaGAGAGGACATGCgaaccaagaaaaaaaagagggaaaCGCTTTCCATGTCTTGGGCATGGTACCTTGCACATTTTCCGTGACTAGCTTGGCTAGAACGGCCGTGGATCATCTTCAGCTGACACAATGAGATCGAACCGAGCACAGCATCATGGCTTGCGTAGCTGCCGCTGGACCACCTACCCCATGCTGCGGAAAGGGCCGGCGCCGGAAGAAACTCGTGAAATCAAAAGCAATCCGCAGCAGGTAGGGAAATCGAACTCGAACCAGAAATTCACGTGCACACAAGTCAAAAGCCATGACGTAAAATCTACACGAGGCCACGAGCACTACTCAACTCACTTCAAGGACACGATTAACAGGATGCTTGGACCAAACGCAGATTGACGAGTACGTAATAAGCCCATTGCAGTAATTCACACGGAGCACATTGTTTCAAAAAAAGGTGCCAACTAATCTAACCCTGCTGCACAATAGCAGCTGCTGTAGCATCACCAGGAATAAGAATAGGAAAACAGGAGCAGCATCAAGTCAAGAATTTTGAAGGAATCAACAAAAGGCCCAGCACCGAACACAAAACTGATCAGGCTCCACCAGTCATCCATGGAACTGCTGCCTGCAGGCGCAGAGACAAATCACCCCATTCATATCAGCACCAGCACCCAAAGTTGCAAGGAACTCCAGTAGGAAACAGCGCGAGGATGCCCGTTCATCAGATGGAACAGTCATGTGGTAACCAAGAGCATTGTTATAGCAAAATGGTTCAACATGATAGCAGAAGCATGGCATCCCTGAAGCAAGTTACAGTTGACAGTCTTAGAAATGTTAAGCACAAAACAAGAGACAGACATCGGCCATTCGGCCAAGGCAAAATTTCAACCAAAACTCCATCAGACTAGCATACCGAATTAGGCATTACCATATTACAATGATCTGTGAGGTTTCTGCATAAACTGACAAAATAAAACCCTACCGACAAACATATATAGTCAGCCTGCGGACAGCACTTCTAGCGAACCTACAGCGCTGTGCCACTGTTGACAGGTCAAGCTAGCAAAGGGTATGGAGCTGCAGAAAAGGTAGAGATGTTAATGCCAAGTACATAACATAACCCAACAGCTACTGAAAGCCTACAAATAGTATGGACAGGAAAGCCATTCACTTTCCCTTGTTTCATTTCAttaagttacaaaaactaaatatgatacaaagGGGCAACAAAACATGCACTAAAGCTGCTACCACTACCAATGCTACCTGCTGCCTATGTCCTTCCAAGGATCCACGTCACTGCCCATAACCTTAGAACCGGGACCATACTGCGCCTTGAGAGCAGCCACAGGGTCTGAGACACCACTAACAAGGATACCAGCACCCCCAAAACGTGAGATTTTACTAGGCTGCTGGAAACCTGAGATGAATTCCACCCCATTGCGCTTCTGAGGGTCAGAAAACCTCTCCAGCCGTTTTGGATCTGATTGATGCGGCTGAATGGAAGGCTGTTGATAGTCCGAAAACACACCAACCGTGCCATTTTTAGCCGAGTAAAACGGTACACCGGCTAAGCTCTGGCACTTCGCCATCATGAGCAGCGGCTCAGGCTGTGTTGTGCTTCCATCCAAATGACCATAGCTCTTAGCTGTTCTTTCCTCCAGACCTAAATGAGTGATGCCTGGCCTGGAAGAACAAACCACACGATCCCGTGGATTGTTCAACGATCTCACAGATGATATGTCAATCTTTGGCGAGGGAGGCTTGCTCTTGTTACCATTACATGGTGGGACAGGACTTTGCAAGGATGATTGATGACTGAGAATCTTCCCAAATAACTTGACATCACCAGGCCGCTTTTGTTGTTCATCACCCTCAGAGCTTGTATTGTGAGAGCATGACCTCAAAGAGCCTTGCAGTACTTCTTCGTGTTTTCTGGCCCATTGAATCCCATCAGAAGTGTTTGGAAGGCCCAAGCTGCTGGACCTGCCATTCTGGAATTTTGTTAGAGTGAACCGATCAGTCTGAGAAGTACTCACAGTGCCACTTGCAGttctttcagaaaaaaatgGTAATTTAGTTGTCAGATGATTCGTGTAACCATCAACATTACGAAACAATGCGTCATGCTGATTACCAGTTGGGTCTTTAAAAGCTGGGTACTTGCTCATGTCTTTGGCCCCTAAAGCACTGCTGACTCTGTTGCCACTGTCATCAAAATTGGGCATAGTTATTGAAGCTATGCCATCAAAACAAATCACGGTAGGATCAGGAACCGCAGAACTGAACTGCACAGGCATTAAATCTTTTGGGGTAAGGGGAGTAACCAGTGGCTTTGGTTTTGTTGGAGGCATATCTGCTGGCACAGAGTGCTTATAGCTTGGAGGAAATGCAGGACTAATGGTGGAAGCACCAGTCATGTTTGCAAAGTGAACATTGTCCTTAGTAGAGATATCTGAAGCTATGCAAGCTGAGGCACCAGAATTTCCAGCTTTCCTTAGTTTATTATCAAGAGCTTGGTTTGAACACTCTTCCATCTGGGAAGCATCAGTGCCACTACCCAAAGGGGCTTTGTTTGTTTGATGAAGTACCTCGACAGAATGTAAACTGGATCTGACTTCCGGGTGCGCTGCCATTGCTTGCTCAGGCGAGGAGCTGATGGCACTATTGTTTTGCATATTTACTTGGTCAACGACATCATCTTTTCCTTGCAGTTTCTCTGTGCTTTCTGGGCAATTAATGTCAATAGTACCACATGCTACTTGATGAGTATCTTCATTGAACCTTCCATGATCAACAATACTGCAATTTTTATCAGCTTTCTTCTCATCTTCCTCAGTTTTACCATCTACAACATCAAACCCATTTGATATATTAAGTTCTGGCTGCTTAGTGATTATACCTCCAATGGCTTTTTCAGTAGGACATACATCCTTCTCAATTTCTGAACATGACTGTGTGCTACAGATTGCTGAATCCATTTCAGCAGCGCAGGCCTCATCAGTATCACTCCGCCCTCCATTTGTATCACTAGTTGGCATACTAACATCAGCTGCTCCTTGATGGATCAAATCCAAACCAAGTGATTTCCGAGCCTTGCTGAAGAATACTTTGCACTGTTCATACGACTTGCTCTTCACGCATGATGAAATCCGAGCAAAATCCTTTCCATAGTTATTCATAGCCTCGATGAAAACTGACTTCTCATCATCATTCCAATCAACTGGATCAACTTCACACTCTTGATCTGAGAGTGTATCTTCCTCATCAATGCTTCTGTCAATTTCAGGGGCTAAGCCATGCTCCATTCTTGTCATGCTAATCTTCTGACCAGGATCAGCAGAACTAGTAATGCACGAGCCCATTCCCTCAGGAGAGAGAGTGCTACATATCCCTGCTAACACATCAGCAGCTACAGATTCTCTCTCATGCAAAGGTACATTGTCAATGCATTCCATGTCAGAAGATTTTTTGGCCGCAAAGGAAACATTGGACCCATATGCAGTCCGGATGAGGGATTTCGCAGAGATTTTCTCCACTCTGTTTGCATATTCAAGGCCATGGGCAGCTACTACTGATGCTACCCCTAGCATATCAAGAGAAGCAGCATTCGCCTCAGGATTCCATTTCTTCCCAGATTTTGCTCCCAGAAAATTGCTAGCAGGTTGTTGTTGACGAAGGTCCAAAAGTTTCTTGACTTCTCGGAAACTGTCTGATTTATGATGCTTGTAGTAGAACTCAACACAGTCGGCAGTAGTTTTGTGCATAAGGAAACTGGAGATCTTGGAGAAATCCTTACCAAATTTAGCAAACATCTCCATaaatatttccttttcttcttgtgTCCATGGATTTATCATTACCCGCTCCTTCTCTACTAAAACAGGGTCATCAACGAAGCCATTCTTGCTGACAAACCTCGAGCGTTCCTTCTCTCTTTCATCTATAATCAGGGCAGGCATTTTCAAGTAGTTTCTGCAGCGCTTAatctgaaattctgaaaatAACTTGCTTGCAACATCTGACATTTCTGGAGTCGAGAATGTACTTAAATTACCAGCTGCAATAAAAGAAGGAATAGGTCAATACAGTCTCAAAGGACAAAAACATGTGATGGAAGCTAGGATATAAAACCCATTTATATAAATTACGAAAGCAAAAGGAACTACCAGAAATAGAGAAGCAATCTACAAAAAATTATCAATATAAACAAGTGAAACTAAGAATTCAGTACATAGATGCTTgggtttaaaaataaaattgaacTTAAAACACATAATTTTCATCACAGCAATAAATAAACATATACAGTTCAATGTTTTGTTTTTGTACTCCTGAACCGTACAGTTTCCACCTGTCATAGCAGTGCCAGCCAACACTTTGGCCACCACATAGAAACATGTCACTCTGTAAAGACTTCCCAAAAAAATTCTAATACTATCACATGCATGACACCATTAAAAGATAGCTAACATGAACCTGAAAACTTGTTAAACAGGAATTGATATTTTAAAACAGGGGTTGATAACTGATAAACCAAACATGAAAGGAAGAATATTTCCACACCCATTCTCTCTAGACCTGATGTTCACTGGaataaaattagttttgtagATTATAAAGATGTTAAGGTTTTTTCTCATACATGTTTCACTTCACCTAATTTACTTGGGAAATAAGGAGCAAGTATCATGCTGTCAAGACTACAAATACAAACCAGTAAGAAGTAAATTATCTAATTCATCAAGCTATTAGCTCAAAATGAAAATAATCCTTGTAAGTTTCTAAACAATCtatcatcacaattcacaagctGAGCAGGAGTTAACATCGTATAAGAACTAATAAAAGCTCAAGTAGGAGCAATACATAACAACTTAAATGATGATTAAGTTAAAAGTTTTAGATAGAAGGAGAACTGACCAGGCATGGCCAATCGTGAGCGGTTGGAAGAGCGTTGCCTCTGAGATCCAATATGTGATGTCCGGTTGCTCTGATCAATGCGCTTGTTAGACTTTGGGCGTTGTTTCTTTGCAGAAAGTAGTCGCAGATCCTCTTTCCACAAGTGACGATATGCCTTGAACTTTAAGGTAAGAATCTGCTCCTTCAATCTCAGCCTATTTTTACATACCCCAAGCCTCTCTCTAATATGATGGTCATTCTTCCTTTGGCTCAGAAGATGACTTGATGCCAATAAATCAAGGTGGGGTGTATCAGCAGGCAATGATTTAAATAGCGATTCATTCATTACTTTGGCTATATTATTATTGGCAGATGTAACTGAACCGAATAAGCTATACTTATGATCATGGTCTGAGCATTGCGTCACTGGTATGTCATCACTGATTTCTGTTTTGATGGAATCAGCATTAACATGGCATGAAGAAGTTTCCAACCTATCATTGTGCATATCATTTTGAGAGCCAGCTCGTTCAGAAGCTTTCAATGGGCTAAGATCAGCAGCAGCACAGACCGGACCCTCTGCAACTCCAGGAGATACAGCACTCTCTTCTGAGGAAAGTGTTTTAGCATTACGAACTGGAGCTGGCTCGATTTCCATCATATCAGCACCTTTGACATCAGCATCCTGCACCACAGGTGGCTTGGGAGAAGGGATGAGCTCCCCTGGTTCTTTCATCACATGAGATGCTTGAGAGATCTCAGCACTTTCAGGGACCTTTGATGTCCCACTAGAAGGTGAAAGATTTTCTGCATAAGTGACACCTGTGGGAGAACCTTCAACAGCTGTTCCAGCCTCAGTATTCACAGATTTAAGTTCACCTTCCAACAAATCAATCTCTAATTCAGTTTTTTCGATCTCCTTGGAAATGCTTTCCTTCAGTAGCAGCAGCTTACTTGTACTGGTTGGACCTTTTGAATCCCCAGAGCAAGAATCATCATGCTGAAGAAGGTCAGCAAGCATGTTTGCAAGGGAATTAATAGGATCATCCCCCAGCTGATCTAAATTAATGGAGAACTCATTGTTGACAGCTTTATCAGCAGCTTCAGGGACATCTTTAGTAGGGTTGGTGACCGTACCCGTCTGTTCACATGATTTATCTTCAGGTGCTGCAGTTGACATATAAGAGAGCAAATAAGCTACCATTAACCCCACGGAGCGTATTGTTTTCAATTATGGTACATTTAAGTATACCAAGTATCTTGCATGCTAACAGGATCAAACAAGTCCAACTAACGACTGGGATTAAAAAAACGTTTGCAGATATTTATATTTCAGTAGTTTGAATGTAAAAGTGTAAATATTGATACAAAAGCAAACAAGAAAACAGCGGAGGTAAGGTTACTGCACAACATAACCAATGATAATTGAAGGATCTCTGAACTATCATTGAATACCATTGCAAGGTGTGTTTTCAGTCAATCAGGCAAGACGAATACCGTATGTTAACTAAGGGTACGTGTGAACCTACAGAGAAACTCGTTTGCAAATGCCCCGACACTATTTTGATTCCACTACAATTATAGAACTAATTCAGCAACAGAATGGAAACTAGATTGACAGTGAAAATGAGTAGTACTGGATATTAGAATTATTATCAAAGTATTGGAACCAAAAGGGATAGGGGAAATTGTCAACATTTAAGATACAGCGAGGTTGGTAAATCAAAACGGGTTCCATACCTGAGGTACAATATGGTGGTGCAGATGATGGTGTATCAACTGGAGAAGTGCAAAACGCAGGTGCAGGCACGGGGGCAGGCGCAGGTGCAGGCACCGGGGCAGGCGCAGGTGCAGGCACCGGCACCAGCACAGGTGCAGGCGCAGCTGGTGGCTCAGGCACAGGCTCTGCAGGAGGCTCAGGCAGAGGTGCAGGCGccgcaggaggtggaggtgcagGCACCGCAGGAGGCGgaggtgcaggtgcagcaggaggcggaggtgcaggtgcagcaggAGGCTCAGGTGCAGGCGCAGAAGCAGGAGGTGCAGGCAGCACAGGCACAGGAAAAGCAGTCTTCTGTTCagcctcagctgggctcccaTCAGCAACAGCTTCAGCAGGATCTGCAGGGCCGTGCACCTTCTGCTTCTCATACTTGGCCAAACCTTGCCCCCATCCAAGTCGAGCCTTCTTCCTTGGCGCCTCATCCTCAGTTCCAAGAGGAGCTGAACCAGCTGGAGGCTGAGCTGAAGCCTCCTTTTCTGAGGAGGCCGGTCGAGTGGTCTGGCCAAGAGACACAGGTCCAGCCCCAGCGGCATCCGCAGCCTCAGATCtgctctccctcctccgccaTGGTGTCACCCGTGGGAGGTTGTCCCTATCCCCCCTGTCAACTCTATTGCCCGGAGGGTCATAGCAGATCGGAACAGCGACTGACCTCAACGGAGACCtcctcggcggtggcggagggggcTGCTCCGGATGGTTTCTGGAGAAGTCACTTCCATAGCCCCTGAACGGGGACCTTCGGTAAGAACCCCTCACCTCACGGCCgtccctccggccgccgcctccaccaccataCCGGCCGAAGCTCTTGTATCCCCCGCCGTCGTCTTCCACCCAGTACCGGTCTGAGCGCGAGGGCGTGTAGCCTAGCGGCGGCTCATCAGGGTAGGAGCGGTCGTACGCGCCACCGCCCTGTCGGTAGTAACCTTCTGAAATAGCAGAGCGGTTGGGGGAAATTAGGGGCGCCGAAGAGGGCAGCCGAGGGCGCGGTCGCCTCAGATCTGAGGATTTGCGAGGGGCAGGCCTACCTGAGGAGGCCGACGACGGCGCCCGACGGGGCGAGGGCCGCGCGTGGTCCcgcaggggcggtggcggcggcgggtggtaCGGCGAGTCCCGCCAGCGCGGTGGCGTGGGGGCGGGCGGCAGGAGCgggtcgcccgcgccgccgccgtcgtgcctgCGGCCCTCCCTGTACAGATAGTCCCTCCgatccggtggcggcggaggcatccacggcgccgtcgtcgtcgtcgtcgtaccAGCGGCGCCTGTACccagctccggccgccgccgcgaatCACATACGCGCGGCAAAGCCAACTCTGTGAAGCCTCCAACCTTCTACCCGTCGAACACCTACGCAGGAAGCACAGGCAAAAGTCAGCGAAAAGCACCCTTCGGTGGAGGACGGCCGGCCGGACGGCCTGCCCTGCCGGCGGAAGATGGATTCGGGAGCGTACAACTCACGGTTcccagcggaggcggcgccggttTTGGAAGGGCAAGGGCGTCCAGCCCTTCAGAACACGCGGAGACGGCGTGGGCGGGGCAGCAGTCCGtcgcccaccgcccgccggcgaGCAAGCGGCGGAAAAGGCGATGCGAAGCGCCGGAGAGGCGCGGGCAGACGCTCCCTTACGGCGCTCAGGGCCGGGGCACGGGGAGGCGGGCTCGTCCGGGGCGGGCACGCGCTGATCTGCGCCTGCgtggaggaagaggcggcggtggctggggCAGGGGGGCGGGCGGGAGGTGGGCGAGAGGTagcaggaggagggagaggtggGACGGgagggaagagaaggaaaggggGAGGGGAAACGGAGGCCCTGCCAACGTGAGCCGATAAAGCGGACGCGCCCGGCCCTGAATCCGATTTGATGCGCGCCCCTCACGTCCGCCCGCGGCCCCCCGGAGAgagggaaggaaaaaagaaatcaatTTCCGGGATTTCGCCATTAAATAACAAccgatttttttatatattcggggggcaaaaaaaaaaggaggtggAAGGATAAGTGAGATTGGCAACCAGCAGCGCAAGCAACAAACACCAAACAAAGCTTCCTACCTGGCCCGCCCGGGTTTGCCATCTCTGCCCCCGGGCAGCCGCGGGATTCACGGGAATACCAGCCCCCCGATCAACGGCCAGGATCCGGAGCCGATGGCAGGCACCGTGATTCACGCCAACTCCCAGGGGCAGACCGGGCCGGACACGCCGTCCCAGCCCCTCACCCAATCTCGCCTCGCCTgctccgccgctcgccgccggccccgtcggcggcggcacctCCACGATCCGCGCCGCGCGCAGCCGTCGAGCGCGGCCATTCGCGGCGCGCGAGCAGGCCCGCTCCCCCGCGGGTCCGGCGGCCGCCGATCCGCGCGCTTGTGCTGGGGAGCAAGAGCGAATCGatcgcgcggcggcggagcggaatTGAGCGCGGCGGGGAGCCGGGGGGGGATCTGGTGGGTGAGCGAGCGAGCGAAGCTAGCGGCAGCGCTCGCCGAGAGGCTGCTCCGATCTGCCGCGGGGAAGGGACGCATCTGAGGAGTTTATGCTTGCGCAGTTGCGCTCTCGCCGCATGTGATGGGGATTGGGGAAATTTCGGGGGtgcggtggccggtggtggcgtcgGTGTGTTTGGGTTGGCCGGGGGCTGAGGAGGATCCGGGCCGCTTGCCGCGGCAACGGACGGCCTCGATGCGCTGCCGCGAGGTCAGGGAAGGGGAGCGGGGACAATCATGACACGATTAGATCGGCGCACAACGACCAGGTGGAGGATTTCCGGCTTTGTTCAGGGAAAGCGGGGTTGGTTTTGCTGTTGGAGATGCGTTTGGAGCTGGATGGGTGGGTCCGTGGGTAGGCTGGTGAAAGTGATTTTCTCATGGGACCCTTGCCGGCTCGCTTTACTTGGGGCCAAGCCCGAGAAGGTTCCATCCCAAAGGGAGCCGGCTATTATGG harbors:
- the LOC117849715 gene encoding uncharacterized protein isoform X1, with amino-acid sequence MPPPPPDRRDYLYREGRRHDGGGAGDPLLPPAPTPPRWRDSPYHPPPPPPLRDHARPSPRRAPSSASSEGYYRQGGGAYDRSYPDEPPLGYTPSRSDRYWVEDDGGGYKSFGRYGGGGGGRRDGREVRGSYRRSPFRGYGSDFSRNHPEQPPPPPPRRSPLRSVAVPICYDPPGNRVDRGDRDNLPRVTPWRRRESRSEAADAAGAGPVSLGQTTRPASSEKEASAQPPAGSAPLGTEDEAPRKKARLGWGQGLAKYEKQKVHGPADPAEAVADGSPAEAEQKTAFPVPVLPAPPASAPAPEPPAAPAPPPPAAPAPPPPAVPAPPPPAAPAPLPEPPAEPVPEPPAAPAPVLVPVPAPAPAPVPAPAPAPVPAPAFCTSPVDTPSSAPPYCTSAPEDKSCEQTGTVTNPTKDVPEAADKAVNNEFSINLDQLGDDPINSLANMLADLLQHDDSCSGDSKGPTSTSKLLLLKESISKEIEKTELEIDLLEGELKSVNTEAGTAVEGSPTGVTYAENLSPSSGTSKVPESAEISQASHVMKEPGELIPSPKPPVVQDADVKGADMMEIEPAPVRNAKTLSSEESAVSPGVAEGPVCAAADLSPLKASERAGSQNDMHNDRLETSSCHVNADSIKTEISDDIPVTQCSDHDHKYSLFGSVTSANNNIAKVMNESLFKSLPADTPHLDLLASSHLLSQRKNDHHIRERLGVCKNRLRLKEQILTLKFKAYRHLWKEDLRLLSAKKQRPKSNKRIDQSNRTSHIGSQRQRSSNRSRLAMPAGNLSTFSTPEMSDVASKLFSEFQIKRCRNYLKMPALIIDEREKERSRFVSKNGFVDDPVLVEKERVMINPWTQEEKEIFMEMFAKFGKDFSKISSFLMHKTTADCVEFYYKHHKSDSFREVKKLLDLRQQQPASNFLGAKSGKKWNPEANAASLDMLGVASVVAAHGLEYANRVEKISAKSLIRTAYGSNVSFAAKKSSDMECIDNVPLHERESVAADVLAGICSTLSPEGMGSCITSSADPGQKISMTRMEHGLAPEIDRSIDEEDTLSDQECEVDPVDWNDDEKSVFIEAMNNYGKDFARISSCVKSKSYEQCKVFFSKARKSLGLDLIHQGAADVSMPTSDTNGGRSDTDEACAAEMDSAICSTQSCSEIEKDVCPTEKAIGGIITKQPELNISNGFDVVDGKTEEDEKKADKNCSIVDHGRFNEDTHQVACGTIDINCPESTEKLQGKDDVVDQVNMQNNSAISSSPEQAMAAHPEVRSSLHSVEVLHQTNKAPLGSGTDASQMEECSNQALDNKLRKAGNSGASACIASDISTKDNVHFANMTGASTISPAFPPSYKHSVPADMPPTKPKPLVTPLTPKDLMPVQFSSAVPDPTVICFDGIASITMPNFDDSGNRVSSALGAKDMSKYPAFKDPTGNQHDALFRNVDGYTNHLTTKLPFFSERTASGTVSTSQTDRFTLTKFQNGRSSSLGLPNTSDGIQWARKHEEVLQGSLRSCSHNTSSEGDEQQKRPGDVKLFGKILSHQSSLQSPVPPCNGNKSKPPSPKIDISSVRSLNNPRDRVVCSSRPGITHLGLEERTAKSYGHLDGSTTQPEPLLMMAKCQSLAGVPFYSAKNGTVGVFSDYQQPSIQPHQSDPKRLERFSDPQKRNGVEFISGFQQPSKISRFGGAGILVSGVSDPVAALKAQYGPGSKVMGSDVDPWKDIGSR
- the LOC117849715 gene encoding uncharacterized protein isoform X2 yields the protein MPPPPPDRRDYLYREGRRHDGGGAGDPLLPPAPTPPRWRDSPYHPPPPPPLRDHARPSPRRAPSSASSEGYYRQGGGAYDRSYPDEPPLGYTPSRSDRYWVEDDGGGYKSFGRYGGGGGGRRDGREVRGSYRRSPFRGYGSDFSRNHPEQPPPPPPRRSPLRSVAVPICYDPPGNRVDRGDRDNLPRVTPWRRRESRSEAADAAGAGPVSLGQTTRPASSEKEASAQPPAGSAPLGTEDEAPRKKARLGWGQGLAKYEKQKVHGPADPAEAVADGSPAEAEQKTAFPVPVLPAPPASAPAPEPPAAPAPPPPAAPAPPPPAVPAPPPPAAPAPLPEPPAEPVPEPPAAPAPVLVPVPAPAPAPVPAPAPAPVPAPAFCTSPVDTPSSAPPYCTSAPEDKSCEQTGTVTNPTKDVPEAADKAVNNEFSINLDQLGDDPINSLANMLADLLQHDDSCSGDSKGPTSTSKLLLLKESISKEIEKTELEIDLLEGELKSVNTEAGTAVEGSPTGVTYAENLSPSSGTSKVPESAEISQASHVMKEPGELIPSPKPPVVQDADVKGADMMEIEPAPVRNAKTLSSEESAVSPGVAEGPVCAAADLSPLKASERAGSQNDMHNDRLETSSCHVNADSIKTEISDDIPVTQCSDHDHKYSLFGSVTSANNNIAKVMNESLFKSLPADTPHLDLLASSHLLSQRKNDHHIRERLGVCKNRLRLKEQILTLKFKAYRHLWKEDLRLLSAKKQRPKSNKRIDQSNRTSHIGSQRQRSSNRSRLAMPAGNLSTFSTPEMSDVASKLFSEFQIKRCRNYLKMPALIIDEREKERSRFVSKNGFVDDPVLVEKERVMINPWTQEEKEIFMEMFAKFGKDFSKISSFLMHKTTADCVEFYYKHHKSDSFREVKKLLDLRQQQPASNFLGAKSGKKWNPEANAASLDMLGVASVVAAHGLEYANRVEKISAKSLIRTAYGSNVSFAAKKSSDMECIDNVPLHERESVAADVLAGICSTLSPEGMGSCITSSADPGQKISMTRMEHGLAPEIDRSIDEEDTLSDQECEVDPVDWNDDEKSVFIEAMNNYGKDFARISSCVKSKSYEQCKVFFSKARKSLGLDLIHQGAADVSMPTSDTNGGRSDTDEACAAEMDSAICSTQSCSEIEKDVCPTEKAIGGIITKQPELNISNGFDVVDGKTEEDEKKADKNCSIVDHGRFNEDTHQVACGTIDINCPESTEKLQGKDDVVDQVNMQNNSAISSSPEQAMAAHPEVRSSLHSVEVLHQTNKAPLGSGTDASQMEECSNQALDNKLRKAGNSGASACIASDISTKDNVHFANMTGASTISPAFPPSYKHSVPADMPPTKPKPLVTPLTPKDLMPVQFSSAVPDPTVICFDGIASITMPNFDDSGNRVSSALGAKDMSKYPAFKDPTEWQVQQLGPSKHF